One genomic window of Mercenaria mercenaria strain notata chromosome 2, MADL_Memer_1, whole genome shotgun sequence includes the following:
- the LOC128555248 gene encoding uncharacterized protein LOC128555248 has protein sequence MHHYVIMLFAVLQNRGETEPLYNMGNEPERDPFLDRVFQNQEKKKPYVKGQPLDLFRLHGAVQERGGMEENRGETEPLYNMGNEPERDPFLDRVFQNQEKKKDYVKGQPLDLFRLHGAVQERGGMEENRGGTEPLYNIGNEPERDPFLDRVFQNQEKKSPMLKDSPWIYSDYTGLSKKGVEWKRTAVEQNLYIIWATSRNVTHSLIGCSRIKKKKALC, from the exons ATGCATCACTACGTAATTATGTTGTTTGCTGTATTGCAGAACCGCGGTGAAACAGAACCTCTCTATAATATGGGCAACGAGCCGGAACGTGACCCCTTCCTTGATAGGGTGTTCcagaatcaagaaaaaaaaaagccctATGTTAAAGGACAGCCCTTGGATTTATTCCGATTACACGGGGCTGTCCAAGAAAGGGGTGGAATGGAAGAG AACCGCGGTGAAACAGAACCGCTCTATAATATGGGCAACGAGCCGGAACGTGACCCCTTCCTTGATAGGGTGTTCcagaatcaagaaaaaaaaaaggactaTGTTAAAGGACAGCCCTTGGATTTATTCCGATTACATGGGGCTGTCCAAGAAAGGGGTGGAATGGAAGAG AACCGGGGTGGAACAGAACCTCTCTATAATATCGGCAACGAGCCGGAACGTGACCCATTCCTCGATAGGGTGTTCcagaatcaagaaaaaaaaagcccTATGTTAAAGGACAGCCCTTGGATTTATTCCGATTACACGGGGCTGTCCAAGAAAGGGGTGGAATGGAAGAG AACCGCGGTGGAACAGAACCTCTATATAATATGGGCAACGAGCAGGAACGTGACCCATTCCTTGATAGGGTGTTCcagaatcaagaaaaaaaaagcccTATGTTAA